The Triticum dicoccoides isolate Atlit2015 ecotype Zavitan chromosome 6A, WEW_v2.0, whole genome shotgun sequence genome has a window encoding:
- the LOC119314323 gene encoding uncharacterized protein LOC119314323 isoform X2, with protein MGESRGSIAFFACYRPPVPLDIFCCPAPASSREEERHLTDGVSYNYNCQPIPSAALKSIVKHLDLAPEAVEEAAIDSGRLTGLVFVSERQHHLETLHIGLRFDDGDEVWVFTLGDIYGGDFFSGARLEDSGCIAGGYEVDGHTADHYLVFVSTKEPVQERRSPWNVVYKTNLRTGETERLTPPGTSDLSPSVSPSGKRVAVASFQGKKWDGEVKDLLTNIYVMDLESTYLERERVIENAGWPSWGSETVLFFHKNVGDNWGVFRHDLSTGETLRVTPEAFDAVTPAAIDESRVAVATIRQKSVFTDVRVEAQYRHIEVFDMGLPEEPLQITRCTKPKGDHYNPFVMDGGKYIGYHRCKSDHLEHGDDVPRRFDKLQSHHEDIGLFRVAGAFPAFSKDGSKLAFVDNEFKAVWLADSDGMRVVFETDGPDGVFSPVWNQKKDILYVCMGPSFKANEILEIYAIPHVSSGARERRLLTKGKFNNAFPSTNSDGTKLVFRSTRNGGDKKYKNLYMMDAEIGEDGGEAERITEGDWIDTHCQWSPDRDWIVFSSNRDKPADAPERDHGMDPGYFAVYLMNAIDRSVVRVIRSGYDFSGHVNHPVFSPDGRSIVVTADLAAVSADPMSLPLLLHSQRPYGDIFTVDIDPDDMEKNQDVEEFARVTHSRYENATPDWTVFSTHDPHAQWNLLVMEEEYTPACPYAHHDGGESWHMTGQMCIPKRVC; from the exons ATGGGCGAGAGCAGAGGAAGCATCGCCTTCTTTGCGTGCTACAGGCCTCCGGTGCCCCTCGACATATTCTGCTGTCCAGCTCCAGCATCATCAAGGGAGGAGGAGCGGCACTTGACGGATGGCGTGTCGTACAACTACAACTGCCAACCCATTCCATCTGCGGCCCTCAAGTCGATCGTCAAGCACCTAGATCTGGCTCCTGAAGCCGTCGAAGAAGCCGCCATCGATTCGGGCCGTCTCACCGGCCTGGTCTTCGTCTCCGAAAGGCAGCACCACCTCGAGACTCTTCATATAGGCCTGCGCTTCGATGACGGCGACGAAGTCTGGGTCTTCACCTTGGGGGACATCTATGGCGGCGACTTTTTCAGTGGTGCCCGTCTGGAGGACAGCGGCTGCATTGCAGGAGGCTACGAGGTGGATGGTCACACAGCTGACCATTACCTCGTCTTCGTGTCCACGAAGGAGCCCGTGCAAGAACGCCGCAGCCCCTGGAATGTCGTCTACAAAACTAATCTCAGAACAGGCGAAACTGAGCGCCTCACTCCACCAG GGACGTCCGATTTAAGCCCCTCGGTGTCACCATCTGGGAAGAGGGTAGCAGTGGCTTCGTTCCAAGGAAAGAAATGGGATGGTGAAGTTAAAGACTTACTGACAAACATTTACGTGATGGACCTAGAGAGCACATATCTGGAGCGCGAGCGGGTGATCGAGAACGCTGGCTGGCCATCATGGGGAAGCGAAACAGTACTATTTTTCCATAAAAATGTTGGGGATAACTGGGGTGTATTTCGGCACGACTTGAGCACCGGCGAGACCCTCCGTGTGACCCCGGAGGCATTCGATGCAGTGACTCCAGCAGCCATTGATGAGAGCAGAGTGGCTGTGGCAACCATCCGCCAGAAGTCTGTGTTCACCGACGTCCGTGTTGAAGCGCAGTACCGTCACATCGAGGTTTTTGACATGGGTTTGCCGGAGGAGCCACTTCAAATCACTCGGTGTACCAAGCCAAAAGGCGACCATTACAACCCCTTTGTAATGGATGGTGGCAAGTACATTGGCTATCATCGTTGCAAAAGCGACCATCTCGAG CATGGAGATGATGTCCCGAGGCGGTTCGACAAGCTGCAGTCCCATCATGAAGATATTGGTCTGTTTAGGGTTGCCGGTGCATTCCCGGCATTTTCCAAAGATGGCTCTAAGCTTGCATTCGTCGATAACGAATTCAAAGCTGTGTGGCTGGCCGATAGTGACGGAATGCGTGTTGTCTTCGAA ACGGATGGTCCTGATGGTGTCTTCTCACCGGTGTGGAACCAAAAGAAGGATATACTTTATGTCTGTATGGGACCGTCTTTCAAAGCCAACGAAATATTGGAGATCTACGCCATCCCTCACGTATCGAGTGGTGCACGAGAGCGGCGACTGCTCACGAAGGGAAAATTCAATAATGCGTTCCCATCCACCAATTCAGACG GGACAAAACTTGTTTTCCGATCGACAAGAAATGGGGGAGACAAAAAGTACAAGAATCTATACATGATGGACGCAGAGATCGGGGAGGACGGTGGTGAAGCGGAACGGATAACAGAGGGCGATTGGATTGACACACATTGCCAGTGGTCGCCGGACAGGGACTGGATCGTGTTCTCGTCAAACCGTGACAAGCCCGCGGACGCTCCGGAGCGCGACCATGGTATGGACCCGGGGTACTTTGCTGTTTACCTGATGAACGCAATCGACCGCTCTGTGGTGAGGGTAATCCGGAGCGGGTACGACTTCTCCGGGCACGTGAACCACCCGGTCTTCAGCCCGGACGGGCGGAGCATCGTCGTGACGGCAGATCTTGCCGCGGTGTCTGCTGACCCAATGTCGCTGCCGCTCTTGTTGCATTCGCAGAGGCCCTACGGCGACATCTTCACCGTTGATATCGACCCGGATGACATGGAGAAGAACCAGGATGTGGAGGAGTTTGCCCGAGTCACGCATAGCAGGTATGAGAACGCCACTCCTGACTGGACCGTGTTCTCAACTCATGACCCGCATGCGCAGTGGAACCTCCTGGTCATGGAGGAGGAGTACACCCCGGCGTGCCCGTATGCGCATCATGATGGGGGTGAAAGCTGGCACATGACAGGCCAGATGTGCATCCCGAAAAGGGTCTGTTGA
- the LOC119314323 gene encoding uncharacterized protein LOC119314323 isoform X1 produces the protein MTCMKSIVKMGESRGSIAFFACYRPPVPLDIFCCPAPASSREEERHLTDGVSYNYNCQPIPSAALKSIVKHLDLAPEAVEEAAIDSGRLTGLVFVSERQHHLETLHIGLRFDDGDEVWVFTLGDIYGGDFFSGARLEDSGCIAGGYEVDGHTADHYLVFVSTKEPVQERRSPWNVVYKTNLRTGETERLTPPGTSDLSPSVSPSGKRVAVASFQGKKWDGEVKDLLTNIYVMDLESTYLERERVIENAGWPSWGSETVLFFHKNVGDNWGVFRHDLSTGETLRVTPEAFDAVTPAAIDESRVAVATIRQKSVFTDVRVEAQYRHIEVFDMGLPEEPLQITRCTKPKGDHYNPFVMDGGKYIGYHRCKSDHLEHGDDVPRRFDKLQSHHEDIGLFRVAGAFPAFSKDGSKLAFVDNEFKAVWLADSDGMRVVFETDGPDGVFSPVWNQKKDILYVCMGPSFKANEILEIYAIPHVSSGARERRLLTKGKFNNAFPSTNSDGTKLVFRSTRNGGDKKYKNLYMMDAEIGEDGGEAERITEGDWIDTHCQWSPDRDWIVFSSNRDKPADAPERDHGMDPGYFAVYLMNAIDRSVVRVIRSGYDFSGHVNHPVFSPDGRSIVVTADLAAVSADPMSLPLLLHSQRPYGDIFTVDIDPDDMEKNQDVEEFARVTHSRYENATPDWTVFSTHDPHAQWNLLVMEEEYTPACPYAHHDGGESWHMTGQMCIPKRVC, from the exons ATGACCTGTATGAAAAG CATTGTCAAAATGGGCGAGAGCAGAGGAAGCATCGCCTTCTTTGCGTGCTACAGGCCTCCGGTGCCCCTCGACATATTCTGCTGTCCAGCTCCAGCATCATCAAGGGAGGAGGAGCGGCACTTGACGGATGGCGTGTCGTACAACTACAACTGCCAACCCATTCCATCTGCGGCCCTCAAGTCGATCGTCAAGCACCTAGATCTGGCTCCTGAAGCCGTCGAAGAAGCCGCCATCGATTCGGGCCGTCTCACCGGCCTGGTCTTCGTCTCCGAAAGGCAGCACCACCTCGAGACTCTTCATATAGGCCTGCGCTTCGATGACGGCGACGAAGTCTGGGTCTTCACCTTGGGGGACATCTATGGCGGCGACTTTTTCAGTGGTGCCCGTCTGGAGGACAGCGGCTGCATTGCAGGAGGCTACGAGGTGGATGGTCACACAGCTGACCATTACCTCGTCTTCGTGTCCACGAAGGAGCCCGTGCAAGAACGCCGCAGCCCCTGGAATGTCGTCTACAAAACTAATCTCAGAACAGGCGAAACTGAGCGCCTCACTCCACCAG GGACGTCCGATTTAAGCCCCTCGGTGTCACCATCTGGGAAGAGGGTAGCAGTGGCTTCGTTCCAAGGAAAGAAATGGGATGGTGAAGTTAAAGACTTACTGACAAACATTTACGTGATGGACCTAGAGAGCACATATCTGGAGCGCGAGCGGGTGATCGAGAACGCTGGCTGGCCATCATGGGGAAGCGAAACAGTACTATTTTTCCATAAAAATGTTGGGGATAACTGGGGTGTATTTCGGCACGACTTGAGCACCGGCGAGACCCTCCGTGTGACCCCGGAGGCATTCGATGCAGTGACTCCAGCAGCCATTGATGAGAGCAGAGTGGCTGTGGCAACCATCCGCCAGAAGTCTGTGTTCACCGACGTCCGTGTTGAAGCGCAGTACCGTCACATCGAGGTTTTTGACATGGGTTTGCCGGAGGAGCCACTTCAAATCACTCGGTGTACCAAGCCAAAAGGCGACCATTACAACCCCTTTGTAATGGATGGTGGCAAGTACATTGGCTATCATCGTTGCAAAAGCGACCATCTCGAG CATGGAGATGATGTCCCGAGGCGGTTCGACAAGCTGCAGTCCCATCATGAAGATATTGGTCTGTTTAGGGTTGCCGGTGCATTCCCGGCATTTTCCAAAGATGGCTCTAAGCTTGCATTCGTCGATAACGAATTCAAAGCTGTGTGGCTGGCCGATAGTGACGGAATGCGTGTTGTCTTCGAA ACGGATGGTCCTGATGGTGTCTTCTCACCGGTGTGGAACCAAAAGAAGGATATACTTTATGTCTGTATGGGACCGTCTTTCAAAGCCAACGAAATATTGGAGATCTACGCCATCCCTCACGTATCGAGTGGTGCACGAGAGCGGCGACTGCTCACGAAGGGAAAATTCAATAATGCGTTCCCATCCACCAATTCAGACG GGACAAAACTTGTTTTCCGATCGACAAGAAATGGGGGAGACAAAAAGTACAAGAATCTATACATGATGGACGCAGAGATCGGGGAGGACGGTGGTGAAGCGGAACGGATAACAGAGGGCGATTGGATTGACACACATTGCCAGTGGTCGCCGGACAGGGACTGGATCGTGTTCTCGTCAAACCGTGACAAGCCCGCGGACGCTCCGGAGCGCGACCATGGTATGGACCCGGGGTACTTTGCTGTTTACCTGATGAACGCAATCGACCGCTCTGTGGTGAGGGTAATCCGGAGCGGGTACGACTTCTCCGGGCACGTGAACCACCCGGTCTTCAGCCCGGACGGGCGGAGCATCGTCGTGACGGCAGATCTTGCCGCGGTGTCTGCTGACCCAATGTCGCTGCCGCTCTTGTTGCATTCGCAGAGGCCCTACGGCGACATCTTCACCGTTGATATCGACCCGGATGACATGGAGAAGAACCAGGATGTGGAGGAGTTTGCCCGAGTCACGCATAGCAGGTATGAGAACGCCACTCCTGACTGGACCGTGTTCTCAACTCATGACCCGCATGCGCAGTGGAACCTCCTGGTCATGGAGGAGGAGTACACCCCGGCGTGCCCGTATGCGCATCATGATGGGGGTGAAAGCTGGCACATGACAGGCCAGATGTGCATCCCGAAAAGGGTCTGTTGA